From Bacillus horti, the proteins below share one genomic window:
- the prpE gene encoding bis(5'-nucleosyl)-tetraphosphatase PrpE: MMYDIIGDVHGCYAECIELLDKLGYVEEDSLYLHPEGRLFILVGDITDRGPNSVAMIDFVVKHVRAKKALYVPGNHCNKLYRFLLGRDVQITHGLETTVAELSKLPRDTKKQVQQDFIKLYESAPWYLTLDDGQLIVAHAGIRKDYIGEQHKGVKFFCLYGDVTGEKDETGFPIRKDWAQEYDGDSWIIYGHTPVRQPRMINKTVNIDTGCVFGGHLTGLRYPEFTFEKVPSSLPSIDEKFRLD, encoded by the coding sequence ATTATGTACGACATAATTGGAGATGTACACGGCTGCTATGCTGAATGTATAGAGCTATTAGACAAGCTTGGGTATGTGGAAGAAGATTCTTTATACCTCCACCCTGAGGGAAGGCTATTTATTCTTGTAGGCGATATTACAGATAGAGGGCCTAATTCTGTAGCCATGATAGATTTTGTAGTAAAGCATGTTAGAGCTAAAAAAGCGTTGTATGTCCCTGGGAACCATTGTAACAAGCTGTATCGTTTTCTGCTTGGCAGGGATGTACAAATTACTCATGGATTAGAAACTACTGTGGCTGAGTTATCTAAGCTTCCACGTGACACAAAAAAACAGGTGCAGCAGGACTTTATCAAACTTTATGAGAGTGCTCCTTGGTATCTAACTTTAGATGATGGGCAGCTTATTGTAGCACACGCCGGGATTCGAAAAGACTACATTGGAGAGCAGCATAAAGGTGTTAAATTCTTTTGCTTATACGGTGATGTAACAGGAGAAAAGGATGAAACTGGCTTTCCAATTCGCAAGGATTGGGCACAGGAGTATGATGGAGATAGCTGGATTATCTATGGTCACACCCCTGTTAGGCAGCCTCGTATGATCAACAAAACCGTTAATATAGATACTGGCTGTGTTTTTGGAGGACATCTCACTGGACTAAGGTATCCTGAATTCACCTTTGAAAAGGTACCCTCTTCCCTGCCTTCGATTGACGAAAAGTTTAGATTAGATTGA
- a CDS encoding DEAD/DEAH box helicase, which yields MYLTLAEIKEMFTSTIYKRGLGYYDEGRVRDIAHDSVRNIWTAKVKGSKSYTVTIEADDFGVSSECNCPAYDQYYNDCKHIAAVLIHIYQSTQKKTQLSHASQNNQDLFSWKQSKQDLWLLRQQELERQKEERQAIHAKQLTNQFIQAFSSFPLRGANQKNESTRTPLMVEWIVQINKPYYTSKQIITLEMKVGEKRTYVVKKIKEFLDAIRLQAQYAFTKSFTYDPTEQQFTEEDQEIINLLLDAVKYEEVYQELQDRFNRGYGSTAERILFIPPMVTDTLLARFKDRTIHFEMDGQAYTHINIYQTDLPFTLRLEKGKADNYQLDLTELHALKYLDLYGYIITENRFYKVSDEQHLLIKELKKIVNQSSNPLMPIDMIQIEPFISQVVPRIAKIGKLEIAENVSNNVAKFPLQARLYIDRIDHLLHVTLAFYYGENKLDPFDPVLGKDGPILMRDSEQEQAVMHVIEATSLRYNGKVLYLEGEEKIFEFLYVFLPQLEDKVEIHLTSAVKQLILPNWSTPTTKVDIDSTGNWLEVSFEMEGIEQEDIRQILLSIVEKKKYYRLPNGAFVALGSEEFHTIQGMFQDLKIKPSQLHQETIQLPVHRGMQLDELIDREKRNTKYGKKFRQLISRLKNPEELEFNIPEILQAELRDYQIHGFQWFKVLKQYRLGGILADDMGLGKTLQSIAFILSEKSEHKDTKPALIVAPASLVYNWKNEFQKFAPSLTTQVMIGKPQERVERLQNNVVPDVWITSYPTLRQDIDYYKEQGFSTLIIDEAQTIKNHTTKTAKVVREITSETRFALSGTPIENSIDELWSIFQTIMPDFFPNQKDFRQLESEKVSRMIRPFLLRRVKKDVLKELPDKIETVTYSELTDQQKKLYITYLDRIRKESQEALQGEGFQKSRMKILAGLTRLRQLCCHPSLFIEDFKGDSGKLQQLMEIVQNAVENGKRMLVFSQFTSMLTIIKEQLAHSGMKFFYLDGQTAPKERVKLVDSFNQGDADIFLISLKAGNTGLNLTGADTVILYDLWWNPAVEEQAAGRAHRMGQKNVVQVIRLVTHGTIEEKIYELQQNKKELIETVLQSGDQAISSITEQEIREILNI from the coding sequence GTGTACTTAACATTAGCAGAAATAAAAGAAATGTTTACTAGTACAATCTACAAACGCGGGCTCGGCTACTACGATGAAGGCCGTGTCAGAGATATAGCTCATGATTCAGTAAGAAATATATGGACTGCGAAAGTAAAAGGATCAAAATCATATACTGTAACGATTGAAGCGGATGACTTTGGCGTATCTTCAGAGTGCAATTGCCCTGCCTATGATCAATACTATAATGATTGTAAACATATTGCCGCTGTCCTGATCCACATTTATCAAAGTACTCAGAAAAAAACTCAGTTATCTCATGCATCTCAAAATAACCAAGACCTATTTAGTTGGAAGCAAAGTAAGCAGGATCTTTGGCTGTTGAGACAGCAGGAGCTAGAAAGACAGAAGGAGGAAAGACAAGCCATCCATGCCAAGCAATTGACTAATCAATTTATTCAAGCCTTTTCTAGTTTTCCGCTACGGGGGGCTAATCAGAAGAATGAGAGCACCAGGACCCCATTAATGGTGGAATGGATCGTCCAGATCAATAAGCCATACTACACTTCAAAGCAAATTATTACTTTGGAAATGAAGGTAGGGGAAAAACGCACCTATGTTGTGAAGAAAATAAAAGAATTCCTTGATGCCATCAGATTACAAGCACAGTACGCTTTTACCAAAAGCTTCACCTATGATCCGACGGAACAGCAGTTTACGGAGGAGGACCAAGAGATTATTAATCTTTTGCTAGATGCGGTTAAATACGAGGAGGTCTACCAGGAACTCCAAGATAGGTTTAATCGAGGCTACGGTTCAACAGCTGAGCGAATTCTTTTTATTCCTCCGATGGTTACCGATACTCTACTTGCAAGGTTTAAGGACAGAACGATTCACTTTGAGATGGATGGACAAGCCTATACACATATTAACATTTATCAAACAGATCTCCCTTTTACACTTCGCTTAGAAAAGGGAAAAGCTGATAATTATCAACTAGATTTAACAGAGCTACATGCTCTTAAATACTTGGATTTATATGGGTATATTATCACAGAGAATCGCTTTTACAAGGTATCTGATGAACAGCATCTGCTCATAAAGGAACTGAAGAAAATAGTCAATCAGTCAAGCAACCCCTTGATGCCCATTGATATGATCCAAATTGAACCGTTTATCTCTCAAGTCGTACCGAGGATTGCAAAGATTGGTAAATTGGAGATTGCTGAAAACGTATCAAACAATGTCGCCAAATTTCCTCTTCAAGCAAGACTTTATATTGATCGTATTGATCATCTTCTCCACGTAACCTTGGCCTTTTATTATGGTGAAAATAAGCTGGATCCATTTGACCCCGTTCTCGGTAAAGACGGTCCGATTTTGATGAGGGACTCAGAGCAGGAACAGGCTGTCATGCATGTGATCGAAGCTACATCATTAAGATATAATGGGAAAGTTTTATACCTGGAAGGAGAAGAAAAGATTTTTGAGTTTTTATATGTTTTCCTTCCACAGCTAGAAGACAAAGTGGAAATACACTTGACGAGTGCCGTAAAACAATTGATTTTACCAAATTGGAGCACACCTACTACAAAAGTTGATATTGACTCAACGGGCAACTGGCTTGAGGTAAGCTTTGAAATGGAAGGGATTGAGCAGGAAGATATCAGACAAATATTGCTATCTATAGTTGAAAAGAAGAAATACTATCGACTTCCAAATGGCGCATTTGTAGCGTTGGGATCTGAAGAGTTTCATACCATTCAAGGCATGTTTCAAGACTTAAAGATCAAACCATCACAGCTGCATCAGGAAACCATTCAGCTTCCAGTACATAGAGGAATGCAGCTTGATGAACTGATTGATAGAGAAAAAAGAAATACAAAATATGGAAAGAAGTTTCGTCAGCTGATAAGTCGTTTGAAAAACCCTGAGGAGTTGGAATTCAACATTCCTGAAATACTTCAGGCGGAGCTTAGAGATTATCAGATCCATGGCTTCCAATGGTTTAAGGTGCTAAAACAGTATCGACTTGGAGGCATCCTGGCAGACGATATGGGGCTAGGGAAAACCTTGCAAAGTATTGCCTTTATATTATCTGAAAAAAGTGAGCACAAGGATACTAAGCCAGCTTTAATTGTTGCTCCTGCATCGCTAGTGTATAACTGGAAAAATGAATTCCAAAAGTTTGCACCATCATTAACGACGCAGGTGATGATTGGCAAGCCGCAGGAACGAGTGGAACGATTGCAAAATAATGTCGTTCCAGATGTTTGGATAACTTCGTATCCAACATTAAGACAGGATATAGATTACTATAAAGAGCAGGGATTCAGCACACTGATCATAGATGAAGCGCAAACAATAAAAAATCATACAACAAAAACAGCCAAGGTAGTCAGAGAGATTACATCAGAGACTCGCTTTGCACTTAGCGGGACACCGATAGAAAATTCAATTGATGAGCTGTGGTCCATTTTTCAAACAATCATGCCGGACTTCTTTCCTAATCAGAAGGATTTTCGTCAACTTGAGTCTGAAAAGGTATCAAGGATGATTCGCCCATTTTTATTACGCAGAGTAAAGAAGGATGTCTTAAAGGAATTGCCTGATAAAATTGAAACAGTTACCTATTCCGAGCTAACGGATCAACAAAAAAAATTGTATATAACTTATTTGGATAGAATCCGCAAGGAATCACAGGAGGCACTTCAAGGGGAAGGCTTTCAGAAAAGCCGCATGAAAATCTTGGCTGGCTTGACGAGACTCCGTCAATTGTGCTGCCATCCTTCACTGTTTATAGAAGATTTTAAGGGTGATTCAGGAAAGCTACAGCAGTTAATGGAGATTGTACAAAATGCAGTAGAAAATGGGAAACGCATGTTAGTTTTTTCACAATTCACGAGTATGCTCACAATTATTAAAGAACAATTAGCACACTCCGGTATGAAATTTTTCTATTTGGATGGTCAAACCGCACCAAAAGAGCGAGTTAAGCTGGTTGACAGCTTTAATCAAGGGGATGCTGATATTTTTCTTATTTCTCTAAAGGCAGGGAATACAGGACTCAACTTGACAGGGGCAGATACCGTGATCCTGTATGACCTGTGGTGGAATCCAGCAGTTGAGGAGCAAGCTGCAGGAAGAGCTCACCGTATGGGTCAAAAAAATGTTGTGCAGGTTATCAGATTGGTTACCCATGGTACCATTGAGGAAAAAATCTATGAGCTACAGCAAAACAAGAAAGAATTGATAGAAACAGTCCTTCAATCAGGGGACCAAGCCATCTCATCAATAACTGAACAGGAGATTAGGGAGATATTAAATATTTAG
- a CDS encoding NAD kinase, with protein MKFAVISRGDELSNQLKNEMDQRLAQVNLTQDEHNPDIVITVGGDGTLLEAFHRYVHRLEQTSFVGIHTGHLGFYADWQPHEIDMLIRLIGASAGEQKDGSCLSGQSVYYPLLEVIIHHTDEKEERFLALNECTVKTSEGSLVMDIEVNDEHFETFRGDGLCISTPSGSTAYNKSLGGAIVHPALPAIQLAEMASINNRVYRTIGSPLIFPEHHRCTLKPINERSYQITLDHLSFLEQNVDKIVFRVAPEKVCFARYQRFPFWKRVKESFISENRG; from the coding sequence ATGAAATTTGCTGTAATATCTCGTGGAGATGAATTATCAAACCAATTGAAAAATGAAATGGATCAACGTTTAGCTCAAGTAAATTTAACACAGGATGAACACAATCCGGATATTGTCATTACTGTAGGAGGGGATGGAACGCTACTTGAGGCGTTTCATCGCTATGTTCATCGCTTAGAGCAAACCTCATTTGTTGGGATTCATACTGGGCACTTGGGCTTTTATGCTGACTGGCAGCCGCATGAAATCGATATGCTTATTCGTTTGATTGGGGCTTCAGCAGGAGAGCAAAAGGATGGGTCCTGTTTATCTGGCCAGTCAGTCTATTATCCATTGTTAGAGGTGATTATCCACCACACGGATGAGAAGGAAGAGCGTTTTTTAGCGTTGAATGAATGTACAGTGAAAACGTCTGAGGGCTCTTTAGTAATGGATATTGAAGTGAATGATGAGCATTTTGAGACCTTCCGAGGGGATGGCTTATGTATTTCAACACCTTCAGGAAGTACTGCGTATAACAAAAGTTTAGGTGGAGCAATTGTACATCCTGCTCTGCCGGCAATTCAGTTGGCTGAAATGGCATCTATTAATAACCGCGTTTATCGTACGATTGGCTCACCGTTAATTTTTCCTGAGCACCATAGATGTACGTTAAAGCCCATTAATGAACGATCTTATCAAATCACATTAGATCATCTATCATTTTTGGAGCAAAATGTAGATAAAATAGTGTTTCGTGTAGCTCCAGAAAAGGTATGCTTCGCTCGCTATCAGCGTTTTCCTTTTTGGAAACGGGTGAAGGAGTCCTTTATATCAGAGAACAGAGGATAG
- a CDS encoding GTP pyrophosphokinase, giving the protein MNDNQFNAEFNAELIPFKQAVEELKIKFKGIKQEYVSMGIHSPIEFVMGRVKPVPSILQKAARKNIDNSEIFTRMKDIAGIRIICPFVDDIYAVVQLIKQRNDMRVLGEKDYVHSQKHSGYRSYHYVIEYPIQSVSGPRNLLVEIQIRTLSMNFWATIEHSLNYKYGGEIPMPIQKRLQRSAEAAFLLDEEMSKIKDEIQEAQKIFSKKARENNGKQK; this is encoded by the coding sequence ATGAATGATAATCAGTTTAATGCTGAATTTAATGCAGAGCTTATCCCCTTTAAGCAGGCCGTAGAGGAATTGAAAATAAAGTTTAAAGGGATTAAGCAGGAATATGTGAGTATGGGCATCCATTCACCCATTGAATTTGTGATGGGAAGAGTAAAGCCTGTTCCAAGTATTTTGCAGAAGGCGGCACGGAAGAATATTGATAACTCTGAGATTTTTACCCGAATGAAGGATATAGCAGGGATTCGAATTATCTGTCCCTTTGTGGATGATATATATGCGGTTGTCCAGCTCATCAAACAGCGTAATGATATGCGTGTATTAGGCGAAAAGGATTACGTACATAGTCAGAAGCATAGCGGTTATCGGAGCTATCATTATGTTATTGAATACCCAATTCAAAGTGTTTCGGGTCCTAGAAATCTGCTTGTTGAAATTCAGATCAGAACGCTAAGTATGAATTTTTGGGCTACGATTGAGCATTCCTTAAATTATAAATATGGTGGAGAGATTCCTATGCCGATTCAGAAACGATTACAGCGCTCGGCAGAGGCAGCGTTCCTGCTTGATGAGGAGATGTCTAAAATCAAGGATGAGATACAGGAAGCTCAAAAGATATTCTCCAAAAAGGCTAGAGAAAATAACGGGAAACAAAAATAG
- a CDS encoding RluA family pseudouridine synthase, with translation MDKNIKESNNQNNHKLTFTVKQGQEGLLREFLLEHQQLSRKSLSQIKHKGDLKLNGQSVTVRAVVKEGDQVEVIYPVEQGSAYLHPEPIPLEILFEDEYIMLINKPPGMCVHPTFSNLSGTLANGVLYYWQQKGLQQTFHPVNRIDKDTSGIVLIAQNKYSHQQLSIEQKKGALKRKYYACVHGIIKQEKGTIDTPIGRSPDSIITREVREDGQHAITHFKVLRRFADYTWVEIELETGRTHQIRVHFSSIGHPLLGDDLYGGRRDKIQRQALHAYYTSFLHPASKSTVIYEAPLAQDMEMLLQKKTSP, from the coding sequence ATGGATAAGAATATAAAGGAATCTAATAATCAAAATAACCACAAGCTCACTTTCACTGTAAAGCAGGGGCAGGAAGGATTGCTGAGAGAGTTTTTATTAGAACATCAGCAGCTTTCTAGAAAGAGCTTGAGTCAGATCAAGCACAAAGGGGACTTGAAGCTGAACGGGCAAAGTGTTACCGTCCGGGCAGTTGTTAAGGAAGGGGATCAAGTGGAGGTCATTTATCCTGTTGAGCAAGGGAGTGCTTACCTACATCCAGAGCCTATCCCCCTTGAAATTTTGTTTGAGGACGAATATATCATGCTCATTAATAAGCCTCCCGGAATGTGTGTACATCCTACTTTTTCAAATCTAAGTGGGACATTAGCTAACGGAGTGCTTTATTATTGGCAGCAGAAGGGACTACAGCAAACGTTTCATCCTGTTAATCGGATTGATAAGGATACATCAGGTATTGTCCTTATTGCTCAAAATAAATACAGTCATCAGCAGCTATCAATTGAGCAAAAGAAGGGAGCCCTGAAAAGGAAGTACTACGCATGTGTCCACGGAATAATTAAGCAGGAAAAAGGCACAATTGATACACCTATCGGTCGAAGCCCCGACTCTATCATTACCCGAGAGGTTCGTGAGGATGGACAGCACGCGATAACTCATTTCAAGGTCCTTAGAAGATTTGCAGATTACACTTGGGTTGAGATCGAGCTTGAAACAGGTCGGACTCATCAGATCAGAGTTCATTTCAGCTCTATAGGTCATCCCTTGCTAGGGGATGATTTGTATGGGGGAAGAAGAGACAAGATTCAGCGGCAGGCATTACATGCCTATTATACAAGCTTCCTGCATCCAGCAAGTAAGAGTACAGTGATTTATGAAGCTCCATTGGCACAGGATATGGAAATGTTGTTACAAAAAAAGACTAGCCCTTAA
- a CDS encoding alanine/glycine:cation symporter family protein, which translates to MTGILEWLESSVAWLFEWLDSSVAWLDGIIWSNALIILCLGAGLLFSILTRFSQVRHLKEMVKLMFAGKSSKEGISSFQALSLALSGRVGTGNIAGVATAIAYGGPGAVFWMWIIAFLGAGSAFVESTLSQIYKTKLDGQYRGGPAFYIEKGLNIKWYAILFAIVTVIATGLLLPGVQANSIGSSMEEAFNITPLWTGLILIFILGIIILGGIKRIANTAMVVVPFMAVAYILIALVIVGINYAQIPEVFMLIINSAFGVDATFGGILGSAIAWGVRRGIYSNEAGQGTAPHASAAARVTHPVKQGLVQSFSVYIDTLFICSATAFMILITGMYNVTPDGQEALVMNAGAVEAGPAYTQQAVESALPGFGAPFVAIALLFFAFTTIMAYYYMAETNLAYIMSKKRKKWLEFVLKIGILAAVLYGCIREADLAWALGDIGVGSMAWLNLIAILLLMKPALKALRDYEQQKRAGLDPIFNPEKLGIKNATFWTTDFMEDEKEAILVAEKKASSNDISSY; encoded by the coding sequence ATGACAGGAATATTAGAATGGCTTGAAAGTAGTGTGGCATGGTTGTTCGAATGGCTTGATAGTAGCGTGGCATGGTTAGACGGTATTATTTGGAGTAACGCTTTAATTATTTTATGTCTAGGAGCTGGGCTTTTATTTTCTATTCTAACTCGTTTTTCTCAGGTCAGACATTTAAAGGAAATGGTAAAGCTCATGTTTGCCGGGAAGAGCTCAAAGGAAGGGATCTCTTCCTTTCAGGCTTTATCTCTAGCTCTGTCCGGGAGAGTAGGAACAGGTAATATCGCAGGGGTAGCTACGGCGATTGCTTATGGTGGACCAGGGGCTGTGTTCTGGATGTGGATTATCGCTTTTTTAGGAGCAGGATCTGCTTTTGTCGAATCTACCTTATCTCAAATATATAAGACTAAATTAGATGGGCAGTATCGTGGGGGACCAGCCTTTTACATTGAAAAAGGCTTAAATATAAAATGGTACGCCATTTTATTCGCCATTGTGACAGTTATCGCAACGGGCCTACTCCTTCCTGGTGTACAGGCAAACAGTATTGGCTCAAGCATGGAGGAAGCGTTTAATATCACACCGCTATGGACTGGACTTATCCTTATTTTCATTCTTGGAATCATTATCCTTGGTGGAATAAAACGGATTGCAAACACTGCTATGGTTGTCGTGCCTTTTATGGCCGTTGCTTATATCCTCATTGCTCTTGTTATTGTTGGCATTAATTACGCCCAGATACCGGAGGTTTTTATGCTTATCATTAACAGTGCTTTTGGAGTCGATGCAACCTTTGGGGGAATCCTAGGGTCCGCTATTGCTTGGGGAGTGAGAAGAGGAATCTATTCCAATGAGGCGGGACAAGGAACTGCTCCTCACGCCTCTGCAGCTGCTAGGGTCACACATCCAGTTAAACAAGGACTGGTTCAATCCTTTTCGGTATATATAGATACACTTTTTATCTGTTCCGCTACCGCTTTTATGATTTTAATAACAGGCATGTATAATGTGACACCCGATGGGCAAGAAGCGCTTGTAATGAACGCTGGTGCAGTGGAGGCTGGACCTGCCTACACTCAGCAAGCCGTTGAATCAGCTTTACCTGGATTCGGCGCTCCATTTGTAGCTATAGCTCTACTCTTTTTTGCATTCACTACAATCATGGCCTATTACTATATGGCTGAAACTAATTTAGCCTATATTATGTCAAAGAAACGTAAGAAATGGTTAGAGTTTGTGTTAAAGATAGGAATTTTAGCAGCGGTACTATATGGCTGTATTCGGGAAGCTGACCTAGCTTGGGCTCTTGGTGATATTGGAGTTGGCAGCATGGCTTGGTTAAACCTAATCGCCATCCTCTTGCTGATGAAACCCGCCCTTAAAGCGCTACGTGACTATGAGCAACAGAAGAGAGCAGGTTTAGATCCTATTTTTAACCCAGAAAAGCTTGGAATCAAAAATGCAACCTTTTGGACAACAGACTTTATGGAGGATGAAAAGGAAGCCATTTTGGTAGCTGAGAAGAAAGCTAGTTCAAATGATATTTCTTCATACTGA
- a CDS encoding sodium/glutamate symporter: MSAEAMGASLLILGVFLLLGMWIRIVTPLFQRLFLPTSIITGLLLLLLGPEVFGRIIQAMGGEGSRLAEGLFPEFMLDTWELLPELLISVIFTCLFLGKKIPSPKKMWSIAGPQITFGQMMAWGQYTLGILLALLVLGPFFGLPPVAGALIEISFEGGHGTAAGLANTFEQVDFAEGADMALGLATVSMISGVIICIAIINWGVRKNKAEHLRSPSELTKTELRGIIPEDERESAGKIVTRGEAIETLTIHFGAIGVSILGGFLLLEGLVLLENWLFGSDFMTYVPLFTFAMLASVALQVLLNKFDKNHFIDRNLILRVQGFSLDILIVSAMATLSLSVIGDNIIPFILLAVVGIVWNVLVFFLLAPRMIPSYWFEKGMGDLGQSLGMTATGLLLLKVTDPKEKTPATEGFGYKQLMFEPILGGGLFTAFSLPLIFQFGPIPILILTTMLLFGWLLLGLLYFGKKKE; the protein is encoded by the coding sequence ATGTCCGCTGAAGCTATGGGAGCAAGCTTATTAATCCTAGGAGTCTTTTTACTGCTTGGTATGTGGATACGTATTGTGACGCCTCTTTTTCAACGTTTATTCCTACCTACTTCTATTATTACTGGCTTATTACTACTATTACTTGGACCAGAGGTATTCGGAAGAATTATACAAGCTATGGGAGGGGAAGGGAGCCGCTTAGCAGAAGGTCTATTTCCTGAATTTATGCTAGATACGTGGGAATTGCTTCCTGAGCTGCTTATCAGTGTGATTTTTACTTGTTTGTTTTTAGGCAAAAAAATACCTAGTCCTAAAAAAATGTGGTCTATCGCTGGACCGCAGATTACATTTGGACAAATGATGGCGTGGGGACAGTATACGTTAGGGATCCTGTTAGCGTTACTAGTTTTAGGGCCATTTTTTGGCTTGCCCCCTGTTGCGGGAGCATTAATTGAGATTTCATTTGAAGGAGGACACGGAACGGCAGCAGGTCTGGCAAATACGTTTGAACAGGTAGATTTTGCCGAGGGTGCTGATATGGCTCTTGGATTAGCGACGGTAAGTATGATTAGTGGAGTTATTATTTGCATCGCTATTATTAATTGGGGAGTGCGAAAGAATAAAGCGGAGCATTTACGTAGTCCAAGTGAGCTGACAAAAACAGAATTAAGAGGGATTATCCCTGAAGACGAAAGAGAGTCAGCAGGTAAAATTGTCACTCGGGGTGAAGCGATTGAAACCCTCACTATCCATTTCGGGGCGATAGGAGTGTCAATTTTAGGTGGATTTTTATTGCTTGAGGGGCTGGTCTTATTAGAAAATTGGCTTTTTGGATCGGATTTTATGACCTATGTTCCGTTGTTTACCTTCGCTATGTTAGCAAGTGTTGCTCTACAAGTTCTCTTAAATAAATTTGATAAAAATCACTTTATTGACCGTAACCTTATTTTACGAGTTCAAGGGTTTTCATTAGATATTTTAATTGTTAGTGCTATGGCAACCCTGTCTTTATCCGTGATTGGAGATAATATTATTCCTTTTATTCTTCTAGCGGTTGTGGGTATTGTCTGGAATGTACTTGTGTTCTTCCTGCTTGCCCCACGAATGATCCCTTCCTATTGGTTTGAAAAGGGGATGGGAGATTTAGGTCAATCGTTAGGAATGACGGCTACAGGTCTATTATTACTTAAGGTCACCGATCCAAAAGAAAAAACCCCTGCTACGGAAGGGTTTGGATACAAACAGCTGATGTTTGAGCCTATTCTTGGCGGAGGCTTATTCACTGCCTTTTCATTACCTCTTATTTTCCAGTTTGGTCCTATCCCCATTCTTATCCTTACCACCATGTTGCTATTTGGGTGGTTGTTACTAGGACTTTTATATTTCGGGAAAAAGAAGGAATAG